The region TCGTCTAGCGATGATACGAAACCGGGGGCGGCAGATGCTGGCACCGGGGGAAGCACTTCGGACGGAAGCGCCGCAGACGCGACCGGAAGCGGTGGCAATTTCGGTCAATTGGATGGGGGTGAGGACTCCGGACAAGTCGGACTGCCTCCGGGGAAGTTCGCGTGCAACGCAGACGGCAAGTACCGCTGCACGCACCCTGGAGAGGAATGCTGCACTTCCAAAGACCTCTGCTACTACCCGGCGAGCGAGCCCGACTTCTGCCCGTGACGCCGAGGTGGGCCGGAACGTGAGGTTCCGCGGCGGACCGGCAAAATGAACAGTACGGGGGGTGACGGCCATTGGCGGTCTGCTTTTGGGTGGGGTTGCCGTGACCCAGGTTCGACTTAACTTGCTGGAGCCCCGCGGAACCACGCGGATAGGGGTGACAGCATGCGTATGGACCGACTCACGACCAAGAGCCAAGAGGCGCTTCGCGCCGCTATCGACGACGCCACCAAGCGCGGCAATCCGGAGGTGATTCCGGAGCATTTGCTCGTCGCGATCCTGAACCAAGAAGACGGGATCGGCGGGCCGATCGTGCAGAAAATCGGGGCGAACCCGGACGCGCTGGCCAAGGACCTGAGCCAGCGAGTGGAGGGCTTGCCGAACGTCAGCGGCGGCGCGGAACCGAGCTTTTCTCGACGCGCGGTGCCGCTGTTGAGCCGAGCGGAAGACGAGGCCAAGGCGCTGAAGGACGACTACGTCTCGGTCGAGCACTTCCTGCTCGCCGCGGCCAAGAGCGACAAGGACGTGCAGGCCGTCTTCGATCGCCACGGCGTGAGCTACGACAAGCTCATGCATGCCCTGGCCGAGGTGCGGGGCAGTCAGCGCATCACGGATCAGAACCCGGAAGGGAAGTTCCAGGCGCTGGAGAAGTACACGCGGGACCTCACGGCCCTGGCCCGCCGCGGCAAGATCGATCCGGTCATTGGCCGGGATGAAGAGATCCGCCGCGTGATGCAGGTGCTGTCGCGCCGCACCAAGAACAACCCCGTGCTCATTGGCGAGCCCGGCGTCGGCAAAACCGCCATTGCCGAAGGCATCGCGCATCGCATCGCCAACGGGGACGTGCCCGAGAGCCTGAAGGACAAGCGCATCTTGGCGCTGGACCTGGCGAGCATGGTGGCCGGCTCCAAGTTCCGCGGCGAGTTCGAGGACCGCCTGAAGGCAGTGCTCAAGGAGGTGGAGTCCTCGGGCGGCCAGGTGATCCTGTTCATCGACGAGCTGCACACCTTGGTGGGCGCCGGCGCCGCGGAGGGCGCGATGGACGCGGCCAACATGCTCAAGCCGGCGTTGGCCCGAGGCGAGCTTCGCGCCATTGGCGCCACCACGCTGGACGAATACCGCAAGCACATCGAGAAGGACGCCGCGCTGGAGCGGCGGTTCCAGCCGGTGATGGTCGACCAGCCCACGGTGGAGGACACCGTCGCGATCCTTCGTGGCCTGAAGGAGCGCTACGAGACGCACCACGGCATTCACATCCAGGACTCCGCGCTAGTGGCCGCGGCAGTGCTCTCGAACCGTTACATCACCGATCGCTTCCTGCCCGACAAGGCCATCGATCTCGTGGACGAGGCAGCCAGCAAGATCAAGATGGAGATCGACAGCATGCCGCTGGAGATCGATCAGGTGGAGCGCAAGCTGCTCCAGCTCAAGATCGAGGAACAGGCCCTCTCCAAGGAGAAGGACAAGGCCAGCAAGGCGCGCCTGGGCGAGCTGAAGAAGGAAGTGGCGGAGCTGTCGGAGCAGAAGGACGTGATGAGCGCCCAGTGGCTCCGCGAGAAGGAGATCATCTCCGCCGTGCGCGACAAGCAAGTGGCGCTGGAGGAGCTCCGGCTGGAAGAGGAGCAGGCGCGACGCAAGGGCGATCTCGGCAAGGCCGCGGAGATCCAGTACGGCAAGGCGCCCACGCTGGAGAAGGACATCGAAACCCTGCGCCAGAACCTCGCTCAGGTTCAGGAGAAGGGCTCGTTCCTCAAAGAAGAAGTGTCCGACGAGGACATCGCTCAGATCGTGAGCAAGTGGACCGGCGTGCCGGTGAGCAAGATGCTCGAGAGCGAGATGCAGAAGCTGCTCCAGATGGAGCAGAACCTACGCCGCCGCGTCGTGGGTCAGGACGACGCTCTCATCGCGGTGGCCAACGCCGTGCGCCGCTCCCGCGCGGGGCTCGGCGACGATCAGCGGCCCATCGGCTCCTTCTTGTTCCTGGGTCCCACCGGCGTGGGCAAGACGGAAACGGCCAAGGCGCTGGCGGAGTTCTTGTTCGACGACGAGCGGGCGATGATCCGCATCGACATGAGCGAGTACATGGAGCGCCACGCCGTGAGCCGCTTGATCGGCGCTCCTCCCGGGTACGTGGGCTACGACGAAGGCGGCCAGCTCACGGAGCCCGTGCGCCGCCGGCCGTACAGCGTGATCCTGTTCGACGAGATCGAGAAGGCGCACCCGGACGTGTTCAACACTCTGCTCCAGGTATTGGACGACGGACGCCTCACGGACGGGCAGGGCCGCACCGTGGACTTCAAGAACACCGTGGTGATCCTCACGAGTAACATCGGCACCGCGGAGCTCGCCGCCATCGAAGAGCGCCGCGACCTGGACGACGACGACAAGCTCGAGCTCATGAAGCGGAAGAGCATGGAGGCGTTGCGCCAAGCGTTCCGTCCGGAGTTCATCAACCGGTTGGACGAGATCGTCGTGTACCGTCGGCTCGGGCGCGAGGAGATCCGGAACATCGTCGAGATCCAGCTCGGTCACCTCCGGCGCCGCCTGGCCGCGCGGGAGCTCACGTTGCAGGTCACCACCGCGGCAGAAGACTTCCTGGCGGAGGTCGGCTGGGATCCGCAGTTCGGCGCGCGCCCCCTCAAGCGCGCCATCCAGAAGCACCTGGAAGACGGCCTCGCCCGTCAGGTCATCGCCGGCGAGCTGGCTCCGGGCGACACCGTGCTGGTGGACCGCGGAGACGCCGGCTTGACGTTCTCGCGCAAGGCCGGGTCCGTGGCGCCCAAGAGCACGGGCTCTGCCCCCGAAGTCCACGCCTGATGTTGGTTCGCCGCGAACCCCGTCCCTGACGGACCCACAAAAAGCCGCGCCCCCTCGACCCTTGCGGGTGGAGGGGGCACTGCCGTTTTTGGGAGGTTCTCTACGAACGATTCAGTTCGGGCGAATCGGGAGCGCCGAGGGGGCGGATCCCTTGATCGTCTTGATCGAATCGAACAAGAGTTGCTTGGTGTACTTCGGGTTGTGGATGCCGCCAGCGGCACCGCGAGCGACGAGGATGTAGTTGTACAGAGCGCCAGCCTCGTCTTGTGTCATCTGCGGGCTGCCCGGGCGCGGCTCGTCTAGAGCGTAATCCGAGTCCGTCAGCTGAGAGCCAGCGATAGCGCCGTACGGAGCGGCCTCGTCACGGGTCAGCCAACCCTTGGAGTTGAGCTGTTCACGCAGCTCTTGGAGCAGCAATCCAACGAGCGACACACCGCTGTTCACGTCGAAGCTCGTGGCGCCGTTGTGACAGGTCACGCACACCGAGAGCTGCGGGTGGAACGAGTGATCGCCGATGTTCATGTTGCCGGCGACCTTGGGCATGTGGCACTTGACGCAGCCATCTGCGAACTGAGCCGGATCCCCGTGCACCGAGGAGCCGTAGGTCAGGCCCGTGAAGTGGTAGCCACCCTTGGCCGTGTAGATGTCCGCCTGCGGACCCTCGTGGGGACCCCAGTGAACGCTGGTCAAGGTCACGGCACCGGAGATGTAGTCCGTCACGTCCTTGCGGGACTTGTGACAGAACATGCAGGTGTTGCCCTTGGTGTAGGCGCCGGCCTTGGTGCCGTCCGCCGTGGCTGCCGCCGAGCTCTTCTCCAGGTAGACCTCGTCCGTGGCGCCGCTGGGGACGCGCAGCGGGAAGCTGCCTGCCGTGTACTCGGCGCCAGTGGCGTGCGGATCGTTGCCCGAAGCGTCGTGGCAAGTGTTGCAACCGACCTGAGCCACCTTGGCTTGGCCACCGTAGTTGGCTTCGCCAACCTTGCTGTTGGTGGAGTTCAGGTAGTTGATCTGACCCAGCGCCGCGTTGGCCGGGCCGGTAGTGCCGGTATAAGTGATGTTGCCGGCAATGCGCTGCTCGGGGCCGTCGACAGCGTGGCACAGGCCGCAGGAACGCTCGCCCGTCCACGTCTCGACTTCGTCGCCACCGAGGTTTGCGACGTAGGTGGAGTAGTGGGTGCTGGTCTTCCACTGCTCGACGATGCCGCCGAAGCCGTGGCAGGGACCGAGGCAGCTCGCAGTGAGTCCGCCTTCCGGAACTCCACCGTCAGCCCCGGAGCCACCCGGGCCCGTGGGACCCGTTTCGCCCGTGGGGCCAGTGGCGCCCGTGGCACCGGTCGGACCCGTAGCGCCTGTGGCACCCGGAGCCCCGTCACTTCCAGCGGGACCTTGCTTTCCGTCGGCCCCGTCGGATCCTGAACACGCTGCGGCGACCAAGCCGAGCGCTGAAAAAACAACTAATGCATAGCGGGATATCGTCATGATGGTTCGCCGCTCCTTCCCAAGGGTCTGGAGTAGAAGGATCAGAGAGTCGCGTCAATATCGTGGAGGCACCCTTTTTCGGGTCCATGATGGATGTTGTGACGCTCTTGCGACGGCATCTGACGCGGCAGCTTGAGGGCGCAGCCTCTGCACCCGGGGCGAAAGCTTTGCGCAGGGATTGGAGCGGAAGCTTCTTTGCTGGAGGTTGAGGAGCTGGAGGCGTTGCTCAGGGGTTGGCGGGCGTGCCGCTAAGTCCCTGAGATGGCGTCAAAACTCCGGCCCTGACGCCGATCGCCACGGTGGGACGGAACCCCACGGGCGCAACCAATGCGCGTTTTCAGGGCTGCTCCCCGGTGTGGATCGGATACCCCTTGCGGTGCCAAACGTTGAGTCCTTCGTCCAAGACGGTGACCTTGTCGAAGCCCTTGCCTTGGAGCGCTCGCGCCAGGGAGCTCGATTCCGCGTGCGGGCACGAGCAGTAGCAGACGAGCCAAGTGTCCTTGGGCAGCTTCTCCACGTAGGGATCGGGATCGTAGAACGGAACGCTCACCGCGCCGGCGATGTGCTCGCGCGTGTAGTCCGTCGGTGCGCGCGCATCCAAGAGCGCCATGCGCGCACCGCGATCGAGCTCGCGCTTCACCACGGCGAGGGGCGTGAGATCCGGGAACTTCTTGAAGCCGGCGGGCGGTGGACCCTTCGGATTCAAGGGCACCGGGCCCAGCGGTAGCGGAGGCGGACGTACGGGCTTTTGGAAACGCCGCGCGATGGGATTGCGCACCACGTGCCAGCTCCGGAGCAGCGCGACGACGTCTTCGATCTCGTCCTTGCGCAGCGTGTCCTTGAACGCGGGCATCACCGTGCCCGGACGACCGTGCTCGATGGCGAAGCGCAGGTAGCCGTTGCTCGCCGTCGACAACAGCTCCTGATTGCCGACGCTCACGTTCGGTCCGCCGTTGCCGCGGCGGCCGTGACACGTTTGGCATCGCGCTTCATAGACGCGCTGTCCCTTGGAAACGTCCCCGCCGAGCGGTGCTTCGTTCAGGCGTGCGGGAGGCGTGTGTTTCCACGTATGCAAGAAGGCGATGATGGCGTCGATGTCCGCGGGCGAAAGCGGTCCACCGCGCTCGCGTCCCCAGGCGGACATGGTGCTGCCCGTGCGCCCATGGGTGATGGCGGTGCGCAAGAACTCATCCGTGACGGAGGCCTGGAAATAGGGCTGGGCCAGCGCGGGGGCCTGGTCCGCCCAGTAGCCTTGCCCCTCGCTGCCGTGACACACGGCGCACATGCGGAGGTAGAGCGCCTTGCCGTGGGCGACGCGGGCTTGCACCTCCGGCGAAGGTTTCTCGACCTCGTGGGTGCAGCCGAGGAGAGCGATACAGAGGCAGAGCCAGAGGAGCTTCTTCACGTGAGGGCGCATCCTACGATCACTCCGCCCCCAGGGCACAACGCTCTCGCGGCGTGTAGCGGCTTGTGGACGCCAAGAGCTGGGACTCGAACAGCACCAGCTCCGTGAAACGCACCGCGTAGGGCTCGAGGGCACCGGCTTCCAGCAGCGCGCGAGCGTTCCCGGGGTGCTTGATGCGAGCCAGCGTGACGTGGGGACGAAACGGGCGGCGCTCGCGGGGGACGCCCACCGCTGTGCCGATTTCCTCCAACGTGCTGGCCAACGCAGCGAGCCGTCCGTCCGGGTCGGCGAGCTCGGCGACGAGCACGCGTGCTCGCGACGGAGAGGCGAACCCGGTGAGGCCCGTGAAGCGTGTCTCCAGGGCGGGGGCCGTCACCTGCCGCAGTGCCGCCCTGAGCTCATCGAGGCGATCGACGTTGCCCAGGAACTTCAGCGTGAGGTGCAGCTGGTCGGCCTTGACGAAGCGGGGAGCGAGGCGCGACGTGACCGCGCGCATCCGTTTCTGGGACTCCAAGAGCGGCGCGACGTCTTGGGCAGAGAGGGGGAGCGCGAAGAAGAGCCTCACGCGTCGAGACCGCGACGGAGGACGCTCCGCACGAGGGCGAGCCCCGCGAAGGCCGCCAGCTGCCGCACCTGGGTGCGAGAGCCGGGAAATACCATTTGACGATCCACGGTGCCGTCCCGGGTGGCCACGGCGTAGCACACGGTGCCCACCGGCTTTTCCGGAGTGCCGCCGCCGGGGCCTGCGATGCCGGTGAAGGCGACCGCGACGTTTGCGCCCACGACGCGCAGGGCCCCCTCCGCCATCGCGCGTGCCACCTCCGGGCTCACCGCGCCGTACTGCGCGAGCATGGGCGCGGGCACCCCGAGCAGCTGCTCCTTGACGGAGTTTTCGTACGCCACGATGCCGCCGGCGTAGAACTCGCTGGAACCGCCGCGCTCGGTGAGGATTTCGCCGACCAGGCCGCCGGTGCACGACTCCGCCGTGGCAAGCTTCATCTTCCGCTCCAGGAGCAGAGCGCCCAGCGCTTGCGCAAAGGTGACGTCGCCTTCGGCGTACACCACGTCCGGACCCAGCCGCTCGAGTACGACGTTCGCCGCCGCCCGCGCCCGCGACTCCGCGTCCCCTTTCCGCGCCGCTCTAGCCAAGACCTTCACCTCGATTTCGGGGAAGTGGGCGCGGTAGGCGATCACCACGTCGTGGGCGCCTTCGATGCCGGCGAGCTTGTCGTTCACCGCGCTTTCGGTCATGCCGAAGGTCTTGAGACGCACCTGGTGGAGCGACTCGCCCACCAGCGGCGGCACTTCGGGAGCGATGTGCTCCTCGAACATCGTCTTCATCTCGCGGGGAACGCCCGGCAAGAAGAACGCGTTCGCGTGGCCGAGCTGTACGTGAAAGCCGGGCGCCGTGCCCTTGCGGTTCGCCAGCACCGTGGCGCCGCGAGGGAAGTCCGCCTGCTTCTCGTTGGAGGGCGCCATGCTGCGACCGAAGCGCGCCATGCGCTGCTTGATCGCCACCAAAGAAGCGTCGTCGCGCTGCATCGGAACGCCGAGCACCTCCGCCACGCACTCGCTCGTGATGTCGTCCGTGGTGGGCCCGAGGCCACCGGTGCACACCAGCAGCGTATGGCTGGCGCTGAGGCGATGGAGCGTTTCCACGATGGTCGCGCGATGATCCGCCACCACCTCCATGGCGGTGACTTCCATCCCCAGCGCGGTGAGGGATTCCGCGAGCCAGCTCGCGTTGGTGTTGACGATCTCCCCGCGGGTGAGCTCGGTACCGATGGACAGGATGGCAGCACTCATGGCGGGCGAATCATGGGTCAGCGTCGCTGGAAGTGCCACCGACCTCGTACACGCAGCGAAAGCCCACGTCCTCAGCAGCCGGACGGGCTTCGCCTGCCCAGCTCTTGAAGCTGCCCGCCAGCACGGACTGATACGAACCGCCGTAGGCCCGTGCTGTTCCGTCGTCTTCTCGCACCCACTCGGCGACGTTCCCAGCCAGATCCGCGACGCCGTCCGGGCTCGTGCCGTCCGGCCGGAAGCCCGCTACCTCCGGCCCGTCTCCGCCGCCAGCGCAGGGGCCGTCCACCAGGCCAAACACCGCCCGACGACACACGAGGCCGGTCTGCCCCCAGGGGTAGCGTCGCGCAGCGGTGCCCGCCGCCGCGAAGATCCACTGCGCCACGCGCGGCAAGTGTCCACCCACGAAGTGACAGAAGCTCTCCGCTTCCTTCACGCTCACGCCGCGCACCGGTCGGCCCAGCTCGGTTTCCGGCAGCGCGCGACAGCGCCCCGCTTTCACGCATGCGCTCCAGCGCAGCTCCGTCACCTCGTGGGAGTCGATGATGAAGGTCGTCACGCTCAGCGTCCGTGCGTCGGTCTGCGCTCGCGCCTCCCAGTCGCTGGGTCCGATCTCCACGCGGCCGCCGCTGATGCGCACCTTGCGCTCGTTCGGCAAACACCCGTCTGTGCCAATGCGGGCGCCCACCGGACATGCCGTAGGCCTACCTTCGCAGTGCCCTGCTTTCAGGTGCTGGCCCACGCCGCAGCAGCGCGCGCCCAGCGCCACGCTGCCGTGGGGACAGCGATCGGGATCGCTCCGCTCCGTGCGCGCGGCGATCACCACTCCCACGATGGCCGCTGTCGCCAGCGCCAGGAGCCCGAGGGCGATCCACAGACGTTTGTTCGCCACCCCCCTGGCGATAGCGTCGAATCGTGCGCATTGGAAAGCCGATGGGACAACTCTCGGAAAAAGTGCCTCTCGGTCGCAGCAATCTGCGGGTCTCGCGGCTGGGGCTGGGATCGTCCTACGGGGCGCCCACCGCCGCCTACGAAGAGGCCTTCGAGCGCGGGGTGAACTACTTCTACTGGGGCAGCCGCCGCAGTGACGACATGGGGGACGCGATCCGCCACGTCGCCAAGGGCCGCCGCGAGGACATCGTCGTCGTGCTGCAGAGCTACGCGCGTCCGCTCGGCTTCTTGGTGAAGCAATCGGTGCAGCGCGGCCTCCGCTCCCTCGGCCTCGACTACGCGGACGTCTTGCTCCTGGGTTGGTACAACGACGTTCCTTCGCGCTCCGTGATGGACGCCGCTCTCGGCCTCGTCGAACGCGGGCTCGTACGTCACATCGCGCTCTCCGGCCATCGCCGCACGCTGTTCCCGGATCTGATCTCGGATCGCCGCATCGACGTTTGGCACCTCCGCTACAACGCCGTGCACCGCGGCGCCGAGCGCGAGGTGTTTCCCTCGCTCGACGGCCTGTCCGCTGAAGAACGCCCCGGCGTCGTCACCTACACCACCACGCGCTGGGGACATCTGGTGGATCCGGGCCGCACCCCGAAGGGCGAGCGCACTCCCACCGGCACGGACTGCTACCGCTTCGCGCTCTCGCACCCGCACGTGGACGTGGCCATCGCCGGACCTGCCAACGTGGAGCAAACACGCCAAGCGCTGCAAGCCCTCGAGCTCGGCACCATGGACGAAGAAGAGATCGCCTGGATGCGCCGCGTGGGCGACGGCATCTACGGCAAGGATCGAACCAGCGGCATCCGCGACTGAAACTGACGCGCCATTCACGAGATCTTGTCGGTCCGCCGCGGAATCAGCGTTGACGGTGGTTCCGCGGCGGACCGACATTCATTCGGAACGAACGCGGAACTCGAGCTCGCCCACGCCGGAGATGCTCACCTCGACGTGATCCCCATCCGCGAGCGGGCCCACGCCCTCCGGCGTGCCGGTGAGGATGATGTCGCCGGGCTCCAGCGTCATGGCGGCGCTGATGTAGGAGACGAGGGTGGGCACGTCGAACACCATGTCTGCGGTGCTGGCGTGCTGGCGCTCCTGTCCGTTCACGCTGAGGCGTAGCGTGAGGGCGCGCGGGTCGACGTCCGTGACCAGGTGCGGGCCGATGGGGCAGAAGGTGTCGAAGCCCTTGGCGCGGGTCCACTGGCCGTCCTTCTTTTGTAGATCGCGCGCGGTGACGTCGCAGGCCACGGCGTAGCCGAAGACGAACTTGGGCGCGTCTGCCACGGACACGCGGCGAGCGCGCTTGCCAATCACCACTGCGAGCTCGCCCTCGTAGTCCACGCGCTCGCTCTCGGGCGGCAAGATCACGGTGCCGCCGGGCTCGAGCAGAGACGACGGCGGCTTGAAGAAGAGCAGCGGCTCCACCGGCGGCGCGTTGCCCATCTCCTGCGCGTGGGCGGCGTAGTTGCGACCCACGCACACGATCTTGGTCGGCGTGACCGGGACGCTGTGACTGGTGCGGGAAAGATCGAGCACCTTGCCGGTCTCTTCTCCACCGGCCCAGGGCGCTGCGTCGATCTCCAGCGCGCGTTCGTCGTCGCAATGCACGAACGCGTGCTCGCCGTTCATTTTCCGGATGCGGGCGTAGCGTGCCATCAGCCCTGGATCATCGCGTACAGGCCCTTTTCGTCAATCACCTCGGTGCCGTGCTTCTTGGCGGTGTCGAGCTTGCTCTTGCCCACCTTGTCCCCAGCTACCAGGTAGGTGGTGCCCTTCTTCACCTTGTCGTGCACCTCCCCACCGGCGGCGCGGATGTCGTCGTGGACGTCGTCGCGCTTCTTGCTGAGCACGCCCGTCACGCAGAAAGAGGAGCCGGACAGCGGACCCTGGGCGGCCACCGCGGCGCGGGGCTGCGGCCGGGAAACGTCGAGCGCGGCGAGCTTCTCCAGCAGCGCGCGGCTCTGCGCGTCGAACAGGAAGCTCTCCACGGCGTCGACCATCTTGGGCCCGAAGCCGGCGATGTTGTCGGTCTTCTCCCGGGCCTGTTCGCGCGACCAGGCAAGCAGCTCCTGCAAAGTGCCGGCTGCTTCCGCCAGCTGCTTGGCGGCGACCTGCCCCACGTGATCGATGCCCAGACCCGTGAGCAGGCGATCGAGCGTGCGCTCCTTGGAGCCCGCGACGGCCTTCACCACGTTGTCCGCGCTCTTCTTGCCCATGCGCTCGAGCGACTGCAGCTGCTTGGAGTCGAGCCCGTACAGATCGGCGACGTCCTTCACGAGCTCGCTGTCCACCAGCTGCTCGATGAGAGACTCGCCGATGCCATCGATGTCCATGGCGAAGCGGCGCGAGAAGTGGAAGATGGCGCCCTTCACCACCGCCGGGCACTTCGGGTTCGGGCAGCGGATGGCGACCTCACCCTCGCGTTTCTCGACCGGCGTGCTGCACACCGGGCAGCGCTCCGGCATCTGGAAGGGCTGCTCGCTGCCGCTGCGCGCCTCGGTGTCCACGCTCACCACCTGCGGGATGATCTCGCCGGCTTTCTCGATGGTGACGAGATCCCCGATGCGCACGTCCAGGTGCTGGACGATCTCCGCGTTGTGCATGGACGCCCGAGACACGGTGGTCCCCGAGAGCTGCACCGGCTCGAGCTCCGCCACCGGCGTGAGGGTCCCGGTGCGACCCACCTGCACCACGATGTCGCGCACGCGGGTGGCGGCTTGCTCGGCGCTGAACTTGTAGGCGATGGCCCAGCGCGGAAACTTGGCCGTGGCGCCCAAGATGCCCTGCTGGCTGAAGGAGTTCACCTTGATGACGGCGCCATCGGTCTCGTACGGATAGTCCGCGCGGGACTTGTCGATGTCCGCGATGGCGGCGTGGACCTCTTTCATGTCCTTGCACACGCGGTGCTTGCGGTGCGTCGGCAGGCCGAGCTTCTCCAGCGCATCGAGCGCTTCCGCGTGGGAGCCGCCGAGCTCGGCGCCCTCCACCACTTGCCACACCAGCGCGCGCAGCGGCCGCTGGGCCACGATGCGCGGGTCGAGCATGCGCAGGCTGCCGGAAGCGGCGTTGCGTGGGTTGGCGAAGGCGGGCTCGCCGCGCTCGGCGCGCTCCGCATTGATGCGCTCCAAGTCGCGCCGATAGATCACGACCTCCGCGCGCAGCGTGAGCGGTCCGGCGTAGTCGATGGTCGTGGGCAGGGAGCGGATGGTGCGCAGGTTCTCGACGATGTCTTCGCCGCTCTGGCCGTCCCCCCGGGTGGAGCCGCCGGAAAGGCGTCCGTCGCGGTACAAGATCTCCACGCTGCCGCCGTCGAGCTTCGGCTCCACGCAGAACTCCACCACGGCGTCGTCCGCCAGCCCGTCGCGCACGCGCCGCGCGAACTCTTCGAGCTCCTCCTCGTTGTAGGTGTTGTCCAGCGACATCATGGGCACCACGTGCTCCACGGTCTTGAGATCCGAGCGCGGCGCGCCGCCCACGCGCTGGGTCGGAGAATCCGGCGTGACCAGCTCCGGGTTCGCGGCCTCCAGCTCGCGCAGCTCTTTGTAGAGGGCGTCGTAGTCGCGATCGCTGATGATCGGATCGTCGAGCACGTAGTAGCGGTAGTCGTGCCCGCGGATTTCGCTGACCAGCTCTTCGTGGCGCTTCTTGCTCATGATTTCAGCACGGCTCCGAGGTGCTCCAGACCTTGCACGAGGGTTTCCGAGTCGGCGCTCCAGCTCAAGCGAAACGCCGCGGGGTCTCCGAAGAACTCGCCGGGCGCGACGATCACGCCGCGCTCCAAAATGCCCCGCTCGATGCGATCCCCGAGCGGCGCGTCGGTGTGGACCCAGCCATACAAGCTGGTCTCCGGCGGGGCTGACCAGCTGAGGCCATGGTCTCGGATGAAGGCGTCCACCAGCGCGCGCTTTCCGGCCTGCAGCGCGTGGGCGCGCGCGAGCAAGTGATCCGCGCGCTCGAAGGCCAGCGCGCCGTAGGCCCAACAGCCCGGCGGCGCCGAGCCGAAGAGCAGCGCTTCCACTCCGCGCGCAGCGGCCTCGAGCTCCGGCGGCACCAGCAGGAAGCCGGCCCGGGCCCAGGGCACGCCAAAGCACTTGGTGGCGCTCGAGCAGGTGATCACGCGCCCGCCGAAGGCCGTGTGCGCGGGGCGCGAAAGCTCCATGTACGCTTCGTCCACCAACAGCCACACG is a window of Polyangiaceae bacterium DNA encoding:
- the ligA gene encoding NAD-dependent DNA ligase LigA — translated: MSKKRHEELVSEIRGHDYRYYVLDDPIISDRDYDALYKELRELEAANPELVTPDSPTQRVGGAPRSDLKTVEHVVPMMSLDNTYNEEELEEFARRVRDGLADDAVVEFCVEPKLDGGSVEILYRDGRLSGGSTRGDGQSGEDIVENLRTIRSLPTTIDYAGPLTLRAEVVIYRRDLERINAERAERGEPAFANPRNAASGSLRMLDPRIVAQRPLRALVWQVVEGAELGGSHAEALDALEKLGLPTHRKHRVCKDMKEVHAAIADIDKSRADYPYETDGAVIKVNSFSQQGILGATAKFPRWAIAYKFSAEQAATRVRDIVVQVGRTGTLTPVAELEPVQLSGTTVSRASMHNAEIVQHLDVRIGDLVTIEKAGEIIPQVVSVDTEARSGSEQPFQMPERCPVCSTPVEKREGEVAIRCPNPKCPAVVKGAIFHFSRRFAMDIDGIGESLIEQLVDSELVKDVADLYGLDSKQLQSLERMGKKSADNVVKAVAGSKERTLDRLLTGLGIDHVGQVAAKQLAEAAGTLQELLAWSREQAREKTDNIAGFGPKMVDAVESFLFDAQSRALLEKLAALDVSRPQPRAAVAAQGPLSGSSFCVTGVLSKKRDDVHDDIRAAGGEVHDKVKKGTTYLVAGDKVGKSKLDTAKKHGTEVIDEKGLYAMIQG
- a CDS encoding pyridoxal phosphate-dependent aminotransferase, producing the protein MLPRLAYLEFATRWYGHVRFDLASSGVSPIAQRELGAAPVDDYAARQPFVEGVAARYGVEPRAVIPCLGASGALFTAFATLLGPGDEVLVETPSYEPVWRIPEALGATVRRFERSNVVVTPKTRVVAITNPHNPTGSVMDDAELAELSRALGDVWLLVDEAYMELSRPAHTAFGGRVITCSSATKCFGVPWARAGFLLVPPELEAAARGVEALLFGSAPPGCWAYGALAFERADHLLARAHALQAGKRALVDAFIRDHGLSWSAPPETSLYGWVHTDAPLGDRIERGILERGVIVAPGEFFGDPAAFRLSWSADSETLVQGLEHLGAVLKS